The Motacilla alba alba isolate MOTALB_02 chromosome 14, Motacilla_alba_V1.0_pri, whole genome shotgun sequence genome includes a region encoding these proteins:
- the FOXL3 gene encoding forkhead box L3 isoform X2 — protein MFDNTQYPYNCFNYDGDDYPTCSSDEEKKFTRPAYRSNQRAWQNSIRHNLSLNSCFVKVPRTEGNEKGKGNYWSFAAGCESMLDLFENGNYRRRRRRRNVKREHKEQRPSRVKSPSSPNLSSVDSALNNVSSSESKHERIEPGPKLLEPCGFAPNSVTNRQSLSNSSLAKSDSEIKFSIDYILSAPDPLPVLRSQYNMQENKYHLLEAPHINLQFWTM, from the exons ATGTTTGACAACACGCAGTACCCCTATAACTGCTTCAATTATGATGGGGATGATTATCCTACCTGTAGTTCTGACGAAGAGAAAAAATTCACCAGACCAGCGTACAG ATCAAATCAAAGAGCCTGGCAGAACTCCATCCGACATAACTTATCGCTTAACAGTTGTTTTGTGAAG gttCCCAGAACAGAAGGGAatgagaaggggaaaggaaactATTGGAGCTTTGCAGCAGGATGCGAATCCATGCTGGATCTCTTTGAAAATGGGAATTACAGGAGAAGACGAAGGAGGAGGAATGTGAAAAGGGAGCACAAGGAGCAGAGACCGAGCAGAGTGAAAAGTCCTTCATCCCCCAATCTCTCTTCTGTGGACTCTGCTTTGAACAACGTTTCCTCTTCTGAAAGTAAACATGAAAGAATTGAACCGGGCCCAAAACTTCTGGAGCCTTGTGGGTTTGCTCCAAACAGCGTGACCAACAGGCAGAGCCTAAGCAATTCCTCCTTAGCAAAATCGGATTCTGAAATCAAATTCAGCATCGATTACATCCTTTCAGCCCCCGACCCTTTGCCTGTCCTGAGATCTCAGTATAacatgcaagaaaataaatatcacCTACTGGAGGCCCCGCATATTAATCTCCAGTTCTGGACAATGTGA
- the FOXL3 gene encoding forkhead box L3 isoform X1 — MFDNTQYPYNCFNYDGDDYPTCSSDEEKKFTRPAYSYIALIAMAIQQSPSNKVTLSGIYDFIMKKFPYYRSNQRAWQNSIRHNLSLNSCFVKVPRTEGNEKGKGNYWSFAAGCESMLDLFENGNYRRRRRRRNVKREHKEQRPSRVKSPSSPNLSSVDSALNNVSSSESKHERIEPGPKLLEPCGFAPNSVTNRQSLSNSSLAKSDSEIKFSIDYILSAPDPLPVLRSQYNMQENKYHLLEAPHINLQFWTM, encoded by the exons ATGTTTGACAACACGCAGTACCCCTATAACTGCTTCAATTATGATGGGGATGATTATCCTACCTGTAGTTCTGACGAAGAGAAAAAATTCACCAGACCAGCGTACAG ctACATTGCCTTAATTGCAATGGCCATCCAGCAAAGCCCTTCAAATAAAGTCACCCTCTCTGGCATTTATGACTTTATAATGAAGAAATTTCCTTACTACAGATCAAATCAAAGAGCCTGGCAGAACTCCATCCGACATAACTTATCGCTTAACAGTTGTTTTGTGAAG gttCCCAGAACAGAAGGGAatgagaaggggaaaggaaactATTGGAGCTTTGCAGCAGGATGCGAATCCATGCTGGATCTCTTTGAAAATGGGAATTACAGGAGAAGACGAAGGAGGAGGAATGTGAAAAGGGAGCACAAGGAGCAGAGACCGAGCAGAGTGAAAAGTCCTTCATCCCCCAATCTCTCTTCTGTGGACTCTGCTTTGAACAACGTTTCCTCTTCTGAAAGTAAACATGAAAGAATTGAACCGGGCCCAAAACTTCTGGAGCCTTGTGGGTTTGCTCCAAACAGCGTGACCAACAGGCAGAGCCTAAGCAATTCCTCCTTAGCAAAATCGGATTCTGAAATCAAATTCAGCATCGATTACATCCTTTCAGCCCCCGACCCTTTGCCTGTCCTGAGATCTCAGTATAacatgcaagaaaataaatatcacCTACTGGAGGCCCCGCATATTAATCTCCAGTTCTGGACAATGTGA